One window from the genome of Leptospiraceae bacterium encodes:
- a CDS encoding rhodanese-like domain-containing protein: MKTNQFLRLLIIFFATSLFSQNIDTNLKTEIQKLLQLGAIVIDVRTPEEYQVAHYKGSLNIPYDVIETKINELSKYKDKPIILYCRSGRRSGIAKSILERHGFKKVINGVNLSNFPESNVVR, encoded by the coding sequence ATGAAAACAAACCAATTTTTAAGACTACTTATTATTTTTTTCGCTACTTCTTTGTTTTCACAAAACATAGATACAAATTTAAAAACCGAAATTCAAAAACTCCTCCAACTTGGGGCTATTGTGATTGATGTAAGAACCCCCGAGGAATATCAAGTCGCTCATTACAAAGGCTCTCTGAATATTCCCTATGATGTGATAGAAACAAAAATCAATGAGCTATCAAAATACAAAGATAAACCCATCATTCTCTATTGTAGAAGTGGAAGAAGGTCTGGCATTGCAAAATCCATTTTAGAAAGACATGGTTTTAAAAAAGTCATCAATGGAGTCAATTTA